TCGAAGCGGGCGCAAGATTCGGGAAATGCAGACAGATGCGCTGAGCAGCCGATACGTTGCGCCGCAGCTGACCTTGCTTGCCGAGCATCTGACCGAGTCAGGAATCCGGGAAATGGCATACGCCCGTGAGCCAGATGGCGTTTTGTGGTGTGTGCGAAATGATGGAGAGCTTCTTGGCTGTACCTACCTGCGGGAAGAAAATATTCGCGCCTGGCACCATCATATTCTGGGAGGGGGAGGGCGTGTGAAATCCATAAGCGTTGTGCCCGGCGAGTTTGGGGACGAGCTGTGGATGGTTGTACGGCGGATGCATCTGGGGCGTCCTGCTCAGATTATTGAGCGCCTTGTCCCATATTCGGAAGGGACAGGAAAAAGCGTGTCTTTTTCTGGCGTGTATTTGGACTCCTGGCTTCGGTACAGCGGCAGCAAGGTGGAGCAGATCTCCGGCCTGGACGACATGGAGGGCGAAACGCTCTGTGTTATGGCTGACAAAGCGTTTTTGGGCTTCAAAACCGTACAGAATGGCGGCATTAAGCTTGGCTGTTCTGCATTCAATATTCTTGTGGGCTACAGCTACACGAGTCTTTTGCAGCCTATGCGTCTGGAGTTGCCTCTTACCAATGGAAGCAGTTCTCAGGGGCGAAAACGGCGAGTGATGAGTGTGATGCTCCGCTTTTTGGAAAGTATTGGCGGAGAGGTGTGCTCTGGTGATGATCGCAGGGAATCGTATGAACCGCTTTTGCCGCTTCGTCAGGAGATTTCGAGTGGTCCGCCATCTCTTTATCATGGAGATCGCGAGCTTCGCCTTCCCGGTGGGTTTCATTCCGAGGGGCTGTTTACCGTTCGGCAGACAGAACCATTTCCAATGACGATTTTATGCTGCATCCCTCAGGTGCAGGTGGAATAGGAGGGCTGTATGAGCTTGCGAATTGAGCCGTTACGGCGAGAGCACCTTGATCGAATACAGCTTCGCCCTCTTGATGCGCAGGGCTTGCACTGTGCCGGATATGACGAGCAGATTCAGGATTTTGGAGAACAAATGCTTGTGTCTGGTGTGGCGTTTACGGCACTCGCTGGCCCACGGATTCTTGCCTGTGCAGGGATGCAGTCGCTGCGTCAGGGGGTGGGCGACCTCTGGGCGCTGACGTCTCCAGAACTTCCCCGTTACGGTGTGGCATTTTGTCGCGCTGTGCGGGCGTGGCTTCCGTGGGTTTGCGCGCAGCAGGGGGTGTGGCGAGCACAGGCTCTAGTGCTGGAACAGCACCCGGTGAGCTGCCGCTGGCTTGAGTGGCTTGGCTTTGAACGGGAAGGTCTTTTGCGCCGGTATTTTGGAAAACAGAATTTCTACATCTACGCGAGGGTTCAGTAATGGCAGCACAGACACTGGCAATTGGTTCCATGCTTTTGGTTGCAGGGAGTTCGGCAATGAGTGGCGCGTACAAGGAACAGACCGCGTCGGCCCATGCCGTACAGGCGGGGCTGTGCAGCCAGCAGGCCTTGTCCGAAGGCGAAAGTGCGGTGCAGGACCTGCATGAGCAGACGGAAGAGGAAAAGCAGATCTTGCGGCTGGAACAGGAGCGGCAGCGGGCAAGCCAGCGAGTGCAGCAGGCTGCGCTTGGTGGTGAATCACAGTCGACGGCCGAGCTGCTGGCTGGGCTGGCTGGTTCGTATGATCGGGAGCTGTTTGCTTTGCGAGAGCAGGAAGCAGGTAAGGCGCGGGATATCCGATACGCAGCGCAGAAAAGATCGTATGGTTTTTTGACGCAGGCCAAGAGCTACAGCAATGCAGCTCTGTACACCTCGCGGCAGAATACACTGTCCAAAATGCAAATCGGCTCAAAGTTTATTGGCGGGCTGTACTAGGAGTGTGCATATGTCCAGAATTCAGGTGAATGCCCTGCGTCAGGGAACGCCACAGGAGGCAGACCCCAAGGCGCTTTTGGATGGGTGCAGGGCGCAGGATGACGCCGCAGCGGCGCGGGTTCAGCTCGAAGAACAGGTGCGCCAGACAGTGCAGGACGCAGCAAAAAAAGGCGATTTTTCCGAGGCAGAAAAGGCTTTGAAACGCTTGCGTCCCTCCGCGGCAGGGCGCACGGCTCAGCCGGGTTTGCAGCATTTTTTTGATGAGCTTTCACATCTTGAGCTGAACCTTGCCTCCTCGCAGATACTTGCCGAAGAGAGCAGAAAGCGTCTGGCCCGACTGGAACGCGATGTGACCTTTTATGCTCAGGCGGCGTGCGACACGCATTCTGCGGTAGCGCGAACCCGGATTATCAAACAGATCCGGGAGCGTCTGGACTCGGCCAAGGCATGGCTCAGGCCGGGGCAGGGTGAAGAAATGTTGGGCCGCGCAATGCACTCTCTTCGCCGGGCGCAGGTTCAGGAGGAAATTGACAGCTCAGGCGGCAAGATTCGGACAGGGCTGCTCACAGGGCTGTCTGCGGAGGAACGAAAAGAATTCGTTCAGTACTCTGAAGAGACGCGTTTTCAGAATCATGTAGAAGCGTGCTTTGCGGATGTCTTGAATGGCTGTCGGGATGCTGTCGGGGCATGTGATTATGACGCGGCAAGGCGTTTGCTTCCCAAGCTCGCAAAGCAGCAGGAATTAAGTAGCGCAGAGGAGCGCTTTGTCTCGCGTCGGCTGCTCGCTGAGCAGACCAGAGCAGAGCGGCAGGCAGCACAGGAACGGGAAGCTGCGCGTTGTGCTGCCTTGGTAAAATTTTCGGAAAGCATCCAGAGTGAGATCCTGAGAGATGCCGTAGCGGTGTGCGACGACCCGCTCTTTTCGGAACGCGAGCGCGCGGCGCTGGCACAGGCTCTTGGTCGTTCGGGCTGGACCACCCAGGCTGGAGCTTTTGCCAGTGCCGTCACCCGGCTTTTGCAGAAGCCTAATTTGCGCTCCGAGGTTCTTGTTTTGCTTGGCTCTCGGCTTTCACGGGATGATTTTGAGAGGCTCAGGCGTCTTGACTGTGCGCAGCTTGGTGTACCTCGTGAGCTTGTTATACAGGCTGTGCGGCACTTGGACACATGCCTGAACGGGGCGAAGAATGCGGGGCGGCGTGATGCTGCGGTGCGGGACATGCTGGAGCGCATCGAACTGTGCTCTTCGGCAGGAGTGGCGCGGCGAGAGCTGTTGACTCCCGGATTGTCTGGATATTTGCCACGGCTTTTGGCAACGGCATACGCCGCAAATGAAATGAGTTAAAAAAAACGCCCCCGGAAACGGGGGCGTTGTGCTGTCTAGGCCAAAAAGTTTTTGACGCCAGTAAAGACGATTTGCGCTGCGAGAGCCGCGAGCACAAGTCCGGAAAGCTTGGTGAGAATCTCGATGCCGTTGTTTCCAAGGATGTCTTTAATCTTGGAGGCGGTATAGAGCAGAATGCCAAGCACGCAGACCGAGGAGCAAATGGCAAAGATGCTCAGGAGCTTGTCAGAAAACTGATCGAGGCTTGCACTCATAACCATGAGCACGCCGACGGTGGCAGGCCCAATGGAAACCGGAATGGACAGCGGAACGACGCTCACGTCGCTTGGTGAACTCTCGGCATTCAGGGTGTCGCCCTTGGCTCCCTGCACCAAAGAAACACCAGAAAGAAAAAGCAGTGCTCCTGCGCCAATGCGGAAGCTGTCCAGTGTGATGCCCAGTACCTTAAAAATGGCATTGCCAAAAAAGAAGATAAGGCAACACATTACAATGTTGGAAATGGTGACGCGGATGGCAACCTTGCGCTGGGCTGAGGTGTCCAGCCCTTTGGTGAGGGCAAGGAACATGGTCAGCACAAAAAACGGTGCCAAGACAAAGAAGAACTTGATGAGATTGGTGATGTAAATTTCCATGACACACCCTATGCGAATTGAAATTTTCCCCTTGTGCGGATGCACGCCGGATTCGTACAGGTAGGAGCCATGAAAGGTCAATATGCTTTTCTGTAAAATTTTCTAAAACGAAAAGTTTTGCGCTCAATATTTCTGAAAAAAGAAATAAAGAACATGTCGAATTTCCTTGTGAAAGCTTGTTTTGCAGGGCCACAGGAAGCTTGGCAAACGGCTTATGCGGAAAGAAAAGCGAATGAAAAAAAGATGTGAATGCAGAAGTGCTCTGGGAAAGAGGTTGGACCGGAATACTGCTACCGGATGGACTGTACTGCCTCGGTTGCGGCCTTTTGTTCGTCGAGGATACTGTTGAGGTACGCGATAATGTGCATCGCAGTTGTCTTGTGTTGCACCTTTTGTGCATAGCGCTGGAGCAGGGAGCGTGTTGCTTTCCAGTCTTTTTGGTGCCAGCAGGCATACGCAGCGGTCAGGAGCAGGGTCGGGGAGCTGAGAGCCTGTTTCTCTGCCGTGGCGAGCGTGCTTCGGCATCCCACAAAGTCCATGCTCTGGAGCTGAATGCGGGCAATGGCTTCAAGCACAGCCTGCGAAGGGCTGATAGCGAATCGTTTTTGAAGCCGGGTAATGGCCTGTGCACTGTGCCCTGATTCTGCAAGCTGCTGAGCCGTGAGAATGACGTGGCGTTCGCGGCGGGCTGCTGCCTTTTTTGAGAGCGTTTCACTCTTGCCCGCACGTTCCGCTTTGAGCTGGCAACGCAGGGCTTGCTGCGGGGCATTGATCTGGAGATACATGCGTGCAAGCTGTCGCCACTGTGCAGGGCGGGGAGCCTTGAGTGCATAGGCGATTTCCAGTGCTCCACAGGCTTTTTCATAGCGGGAATGCAGCAGGTGAATCTGAGCCAGAAGCTGGAGGAGTTGTGGTTGGTCAGCTTTCGCATCAAGACTGGCCTGAAGGTATTTTTGAGCAAGAGCGGTCTGTTTTTGCTGGATGCTCACGTAGGCAAAGAGTTCCAGCCATGAGCGCCTGTGTGGAGTGTGTGAGGCGAGAAGACGCGTCATGAGCC
Above is a window of Desulfobaculum bizertense DSM 18034 DNA encoding:
- a CDS encoding MarC family protein; amino-acid sequence: MEIYITNLIKFFFVLAPFFVLTMFLALTKGLDTSAQRKVAIRVTISNIVMCCLIFFFGNAIFKVLGITLDSFRIGAGALLFLSGVSLVQGAKGDTLNAESSPSDVSVVPLSIPVSIGPATVGVLMVMSASLDQFSDKLLSIFAICSSVCVLGILLYTASKIKDILGNNGIEILTKLSGLVLAALAAQIVFTGVKNFLA
- a CDS encoding tetratricopeptide repeat protein, which gives rise to MIHIRQLCPLYTSLPSARTLCAALCLCFVLSAPAQAAQQRHSRAAAQALFTAQQHQEKGEAVKATTTLERYLKKHPNNPDPSVFLMLGNCYFEAKKPAASHAILAKGYALFPKDPALAQNYAVSLAGMGKHATASTVYENAYAVSTPRNPSLLYWAGAEAYADENFSRSMRLMTRLLASHTPHRRSWLELFAYVSIQQKQTALAQKYLQASLDAKADQPQLLQLLAQIHLLHSRYEKACGALEIAYALKAPRPAQWRQLARMYLQINAPQQALRCQLKAERAGKSETLSKKAAARRERHVILTAQQLAESGHSAQAITRLQKRFAISPSQAVLEAIARIQLQSMDFVGCRSTLATAEKQALSSPTLLLTAAYACWHQKDWKATRSLLQRYAQKVQHKTTAMHIIAYLNSILDEQKAATEAVQSIR